In the genome of Lactuca sativa cultivar Salinas chromosome 3, Lsat_Salinas_v11, whole genome shotgun sequence, the window CCTCTCTGATCAATCCCAAAAACAGAGAATGAacagatatcctcatacacacCTCCCTAACCGAAGACCTAACCGaattgcggctcaaagcatccgctaCAAAATCGCtttacctggatggtaaaggatcacGAAGTCATAATCCTTGGCCACGTCCAGCCACTtgcactgcctcatgtttaggttcggctgatccataagatatctcaaactcttgtgatccgtgtagacgGTACAACGGACCACATAAAGTTAATGCCTCTAAATCTTgaaagcaaacaccactgcccccaactccaggtcatgagtAAGTTATCGCGTCTCATGCGGCTTTAGCTGCCatgaagcataagcaatcactcgCCCCCGTTACATAAGGACTGCCCCTAAAacggtgatggatgcatcacataaTACCAAAAAATTCTCCACTCCCTCCGAAAGGGTCAATATCgaggcctcacataacctctgctGAAGAGTCTCGAATGCGGCTGCTGCTCATGGCCCCATCAAAAAATCCACTCGCTTCATCATCAGACGAGTAAGGGGTACCGTAATCTttgagaaatccttaataaatctccgatagtaacccgccaaacccaagaaactacTGATCTTTGAGGaagatttcagaacctcccacgaCATCatagcctcaaccttggccgggtttACCAAAATCCTGTCctagttaacgaggtgccccagaaactggacctctcataaccgaaactcacatttcgagaacttggaaTAAAGTCTTTCCCGGCTTAATACTCCCATAAGCTCtcaaaggtgctcctcatgttgctctctgctCTTGGAACACACTAAGATATCATTAATAAACGCAATGACAGATCGGTCGAGCATTGgcctgcacacccgattcatcaaatccataaacacaacaTGCGCATTCGTgagcccaaatgacatcaccacgaactcgtaatgtccatagcgaATCCGAAATGTGGTCTTCTCCATGTTCTCCTCTCTTACATTTTGGTAATAATTAGTTTGATTATAGTTTGGTAATTAGTAGTTTACCttcattttggtaattattagtTTGATCATAGCTGGTTTGTTAGTTTGGTTTATGTCGGTAATTTGtagttttttttatcatttggtaattgttagtttttGTTTGTGTTGATagtttaacttatatatatatatatatatatatatatatatatatatatatatatatatatatatatatatatatatatatatatatatatgttggtacATGTTATGTAGTTGGAGAATCAATGCTCAACGACTCGACGTGTGGTGTGGAACTTCATGCATTTTTTTCGAGGAAACCAACAATTGATACCAAAAGAAACAAAGGGAACCAAGATGATACCAGAGGAAAGGAGGGAAACGATGATAATGACACTTCCGACTAGTTTATGTTTTGTTAGACTTTGTATAACATAACTTTATAACACATTTGGTACTTATTTTGGcatgtatgaaattataacaCTTTTGTTACTTAAGTtgacatgttatatatataagcTTTTCTGTATTTTATGTTTTGTGTTTTTTATATTCTATATCGATTTTTTTGCACAAACAGGTTGTTTAAAAAAAACTGGTATTAGCGGCGATAGGTGGTATTAATGGCGCCTATTAGTGGCGACATTTCTTTTTAGCGCCGATTTTTTCAGCAATAGTCACGGAGTGGTAGCGGCGGCACATTAGCGGCGATTTGTTGCCGCTAATGGTCTTTTTTTTGTAGTGATGTATTTGATGGATTTTTGTTTTCTGGTTTTCTAAGGTTTGTAGTTCGGTTTTCTCTTGCCCTCTTTTCAACTTGACTAATTCTGTGATAATCAAGTCTATAATCATTTAACTATATGTCCAAAATTAAATAACTTGATAACCCAAGATACTTGCATTCCAATTAGCCCATTAGTGTAAACCACAATTCTCAATCCAACGGATTAAACCCAAGTCGTATCACCTTGCTACGTCGTCATCGGCGCGGCACTTTCCACATCCATCTCTGATCGTTAAAGGAGGTCTTCCCTGGCAGAACTCTGTTCAAAACCATCCTTACTGGAATTTGGAATCACATAGAGAATCATCCTGCTCATGCAACCTAGAAAACATAAATGGAGACGCTACTTGGCTTAACACTACCACCATTAACTTCATTTACTCTAAACTCCATCGATTTTCCATTGGAACCAAATGGAAACGCCAAAGACAGTGTCTTCTATGTTACCGAAGTAATGAGCTCACTTCGGTTATCATGGGAGACCATATAATCCCATTGGAGTCCAGCGATGGGTGAATGAGTTTCACAAATCCTAAAAATAGAATTCATTGGTACTAAGCTTTGTCGAAATAATTATAACACGCTGTATTTATGTCTTTGGCCTTCAATTATAGGACTTCTCACAGGCACTAGCGTTACATAAAAATTGTTCCTAAACTAATGCAAATTACTAAGATAAAATTAATCTCATTATCcttcaatttttttaataaatcttaCGACATTTCTTTTGTTAAAAATTTATATTTGATGGCAAAAACATTTAGTTCAGAAATGCGGGTGTTATACCATAAGCAATTTACATGTTTGATAAAAATAACttgtataattaatatatttaacaATTGTATTTGATGTGTATGTTATGACATCTACTATTGACTGCAATTATGTATGCCATTTTATTGTTTGATGGATTTACAGTATCCAATAATGAAGACTACATAActctaaattataaaaaaaaaggaGCAACTTATGAAATGGTCAAAATTTGAAGAACGTACATTAGGtcataagtgatgggttttgtagGAAAATAAGGAGATGAAGAACGTAGATATGCAGGTGAAGAATAAAGGAGATACAAGTGAAGAAGAACAGAGATGAAGATGATTAATTCCTTTTTTAAAGTGGAAGAAAAAATGGGATATATGTTCTTTAAATTAATAGGAGAGAAGGAAATAGCATAATAGATGAaaaacatatttaattttttaagacTAGTCCACAAGCAATTTTGGGTCCGGGCAAAAGCTAAAACAAAGACCCATGAAAGAAGCAGAATTTTTCAAGCTAAACCAAAATGTTTTCATGGAGCAGTATTATAGAGGTTTATAAGACTCAGGAGTTGAGAGAATAAGTTATCAACAAATATTAAATCCACTATTTACTATGTGATTAGGGTGTTGTTTCATTGTTTTTATGATTTCTAAATCTCATGTAACTCACTATACTTATCATCCAATTATACTATTTTAACATGTAATTTATGTGAGAAACAAACAACTTAGTACAAGCATTAGATGTGAGGAATGATGAGAAAACGAAGTACCAGGAGAAATTTTGGGCATAAAGATGGCTTAGACATTAATACTTATATTTGTCTCGGATTTGATAACAACTATCTCTCTTACGACTTTTAAAATAAGTATATACCACTTTGAAAATCGAAAAATTATAGATTTATtcttatttaaaatatatttatatcgtTATAAATGATATTTCAAATTATCTCTATAAATGGTGTTATAATATGTACCCCTAAATATATCTAAAGGAACTAGGTTTTATGATTAATTTTAAACATACACTATTAGGCTAAGCGGTATGGAGGAATTTCTACGCGTGACCGCCAACGTGGCAAGACAGTCTACGCATGAACACTGCCCCTGGTGTGCATACATGCATTGTGGCATGACTCCAGCTACGGACGAAAACGTTTGAACTGATTGTGGGATACTTTTTTACCGTTTTTTTCCTTTGTGaattttgcattttcaaaagaaaCTCAAACACAAAATATACAACATCAACAACTCTTATTTATTAAGAACCAGAAGGTTGACAAGCATACTTACAAAACAAAACCTCATTAAATAAACCCTCTTCACTCTACAATATTACCTCACTACAATTTCACTCACCTATTCTACACATCTTATGAAAGAATGACTAAGATCAGAAGGTTACGACAATATACAAAAAACCCTAAAgatgagaggaagaagaagatatcAGTGTAAGAATATGCGCCCCGTTATTAGCTCTCTCACATAACAACTTATATATAGTATTGACAACTCAATTCGGGTCACTGAATGGATCAAATACAACCCGCGTTTATATCCCCACCATATCTTATTTTAATCCAATATTTACACAACCTGTACATTTTATATCCTCCTGCACAAAATCATAACAAACACAagcaaatacatacatacatatatatatatatatatatatatatatatatatatatatatataaaataaattaaaacaaacTAAAAAAGGATACAATGAATTATAAGTTTGTTATATTAAATCCATAGAATTCAACACCCCTCCACAAACTTATAATTCAAAACTAGTTTCAACATTTATTCTGAAATGGATCAACAAGCCCCAAATTTTTACAAATCCACTCATGTTGAACAACACCCAatggtttagtaaaaatatctgTCAGAATAAAATCTGAACTTACTTTATGAACTTCAACAACACCTTTGGACACCCTGTCCCTTATAAAATGAGTGTCTACATCAAAATGTTTCGTTTTTTCATTAAATACTGGATTATGAACAAGCTTTATAGCTGACTCATTGTCACAAAATATAGGAACATGAGTTAGATCTTTCAACCCAACAtcaaaaaaaatcttcaaaatccaCATAATTTCACATGAAATTACACCAAGCGCTCTATACTCTGATTCAGTAGAAGATCTAGAAAGTGTATCTTGTTTCTTACTTTTCCAAGATATAATTGTATCACCAAGAAAAACTACAGAGCCTGTAATAGATCCTCTAGACACTAAACATTTAGCCCAATCAGCATCAACAAAGCTTTTTAAAATTGGATTACCTTTTGTAACAGCAAAACCCCTTCCAGGATTTAACTTTAAATATCTAAGTAATCTTATAGCAATATTAAAATGAGATTTTCTTAGTGAATGCATAAATTGACTCAGTACTTGTACAACATATGAAATATTTGGACGAGTAATAGTCAAATAAATGAGttttccaattaatttttgataaAGAACAACATTTTGAATAAGTACATCATTACTATCAAATCCTTCTCCTCTAATTACAACATTACAATCTAAAGGAGTTTTAAATAGTTTACAACTCAACATGCCAAATTCATGTAATAATTCCATACAATATTTCCTTTGACACAAACATACTCCTTTATTAATATCTATAACCTCAATTCCTAAGAAAAACTTTAATTTTCCTAAATctttaattaaaaattttgatttcAAAAAATCTTTAACCTtgttaacttcttcatttgaattACCACTCAAaattatgtcatcaacatataccaGTAATATAACAATAGTACCATTAGAAATTTTAACAAATAATGTAAAATCATTCATACTTTGAACAAATCCAAACTCAAGTAAGAAGCCATATAATTTTTCATTCCATTTTCTGGGAGCCTGTTTTAATCCATATAAAGATTTTAGTAACTTACAAACTTTGTTACTATTTTTATCACTATAACCAAAAGgtaataacatataaacatcttCATCCAATTCACCATAAAGAAAAGCATTGTTTATATCTAATTGAAATAAACTCCAATTAAAATTAATTGCAAGAGAAATAGCAATTCTGATAAAAACCATTTTTGCAACAGGTGAAAAGTTTCATCAAAATCTATCCCTTCTCTTTGGTTATAACCCTTAACTACAAGCCTTGCCTTAAACCTTCTACTTCACCAttagatttatactttattttatacACCCATTTACAACCAATGGATTTTCTATCAACAGGTAAATCACAAATTTCCCAAGTATTATTTCTGTACAAAGCTTCAATTTCTTCATTTATAGCATTTACCCAATTCGGATCTAAGGAAGCTTGATAATAAGAATGTggttctatttatttatttaaattggtTGCAAAACATTTATTATCAAGGCTAAGAAAAGAGTAATTAACAGATCATTCAATTCCATATTTATATTTTCCTTCTATAACAAAATCATTAAATTTTTGAGGGAATCTAGATTCACGAGTAGACTTTCTAACCCATATCAACAGAGAATCAAAAatagtattgttattattaagATTTTTCTCAGAACTACTAGTGGAGTCTAATGCAACACTCTTAGGTTGCGAACCAGAAGTTTCACAACAAAGAGCGCCTGCCTGATGAGATATAGTTGCATCTAAGCTAGGACTACCATCAATACCTACATCAGTTGCACCTGACGATTGATCAACAACTGTATCACCATCCTGATTATTACAATTTGACACTCCACTACTTTGATTATCATCAAAGTTTTCTGAAAACACAAGTTCATTATTGGAAAATGGGTCCTAGGGACCCTTATTTTGTTCTGGCACACAATAATTACtacaaacaaaataacctaaccctatatatatatatatatatatatatatatatatatatatatatatatatatatatatatatatatataaagagagagagagagagagagaaagagagagagggtaGGTTCATATTGTGTGAACGAACATCTATTCTGTGGACGTAGGAACCAATCAGAATTtagcaaaaaataaattataaatttaatcaATAAGTGTAAATAAGTAATACCACCTATATATTAATTAACTAGTTGTGATACCCAtatattacatgagttaatttaaaaaaaaatgttaaatgtgaaggtctaaataattgagaactttgaatttataagaaaaagagaaaaaataaattgttaaaattaaaatgttttttatattttaaatttaaacaaataatttaaatgaataaataaaagaaactaataaactttaatttaatttttttgaaattAGAAGATAAGTTCGTTAATAAAATTGATgtgcatttattattatatttattgcaattattgcattaaaatattatactctctaataaatgaagctTTTTTGCCACTTTACATACTCTCATTTAACTtaccaaatgtcattttatggttattttgaattaattttttttccacatgtgattttattattttttttgttttattaaactttatataatattttaatgtaataattacaataatatagtaataaatggatattaattttattaaaaaacttactttttaattccaaaattcccaaaattaaagcatattagtttcttttctttatttaaatttaaaagataaaaacatttccactataataattcattattttttttaattttttataaatttaaagttttcaaatattttgactttaatatttattttttttttttaaattaacccatATAATAAATGAGTTTTACAACTagtatgaaatttaataaaataggaaaatttATATAATgacatttggaaaaaaaattaattcaaaattatcaCAAATTGATATTTGTCAAATTAAAGGAGAACTATTGTGAatgatttattaaggaggatatctaaaattaataataaatatgcCATTATTTTAGGAATCAGTCCTTTAATTCCTTTATAAAATCCTATCTACAATATCATTCATCAAATATATGAACGTATCATTATCTATGGGCCACTCTTTCATCAAAATATCATTTGCTCATCACCATAGACGATCACCACACCGTCTTCCTCATGGGAGCAATGTTAACCATTCACCACACCCGAGCAATCCTCCTGTATTATCTATGTACCCTCACTGCCACCCCCATCTTTCGATTTTTTTAGAGGCTACGTATAAAAGGTGAAGAATGATAAATTAATTCATGTTGATTGATTAGATAAGTAAAAGAGAAAAAACACTTTCCTTATCTTCTGCAACTAAAGAACTTGCATCACCGGTGCCTCCTCCATTGGGGAATAAAGTGCCTCCTCCATTAAGGTAGGTTCTATTACTTTCGTgaattaatttttcttttttctagTTATCGTTTCATACAAATTACATTACTATTAActgttttattaaaattttcaaatctaccataataaatgaaaatgactttgtcatatgtccttctctcattcaatttgccacatgtcattttgtcataatttagagatatatttattttccacttgtcatttatttcattttccatttctaatatattattaattagtttccataaattaaacctaccataatgatatcagtttcaaattttaaattttaaatttcaatttcaatttcaaataaatttacagtttaaacctttgtgtttaacattttgttataattaacctgtttagtacacgggtctgataactaaacaataattttaatttatttattttttgcatgttttttttctcataatttttatttatttcaaatttcgaattcaaataaacttctcatttaatcttttctatttaacattttgttttaatcaaccggtataatatacgggtttcacaactagtcgTTCATATATAATTTACACTTCGTAGATCATATTCCTTTAAGCAtttaatataaatcatatatgtggCATGAATTCCAAAAAAACCATGACACCACAAAGTCACATTTTCGTATATGTGTTTCAAAGAGATACAACAGGATAAATATCAGGAGATTTATACATCTATTTGGTTTGGTGTTTGTGTTttgttagttttttattttttatttaatcaatATTATCGCGttcttttattaatattttagagGTTCGTGTAataattttgtgtttttttgtaCCTTCTTGTTTTTACAGTGAAGAGAAGCTAAGAGCTAATGGCTTGAAGAAGGATTAAAATACAAGAACACTTACGGATaaagaatgttgttattctttaaaaattgcattttttattttttcttaatgTTGTAATTCTTTGAGAATGTTTATTATTTAAgaatatttttcttgtatcacatTCCTTTCATATAATCatttgatatattattagttcaagaacaGAATTTGTGTATTAAATTCTTACATTAATTGTTTTCTTAGAAAaataaagtttgattagaatgtCATTCTCATAGAATTTTTTTTCATACAAATTGTTATTTTTGATTATATATGATGTAATACTCTTTAAGAATGTTAGttcttaaaaaatatatataatcaatgAAACCATATTCTCTAAGAATAAAtccaaactaaaaaaaaaattatgtgacttaattttaaaaattagatttttttaaAATTGGAGAATTAATTGTCTcttaaaattcggatttttactttttaaattcattttattggactaaaataccctttaataaaatttatataattatatagtACATGTTATTCCATTTTAATAGTATGGACCCTAAGATTATAACTATTCATTATTTTCATCCATTGGTCCGGAATTGTTCCTACGACAATACAATACATGTCATCTATATTATaacctaacaatatatatatatatatatatatatatatatatatatatatatatatatatatatatatatatatatatatatatatatatataaaataaccgTTTACCCGCCCCAAGCGACGGGTGTGACAATGGTGGTTGAATGCTGAAAGATGAATTAAACCCTAGAATGGAAACGTCAGCGATATATATCCAAGATTTGTGAACAGAAATTGCAAGATTAGGGGAAATACGGAGATAAGGAATGAACCGGGTCAAAATAGCCTAAGAATAGGGGATTAGAGATTTGACCTTTTCAACTGTTGACCATATGTACTCTACTCTTTTTGTAAtgcataaattgattgtacaaaTGCATTGTATGTTTCTACGACTTAAAATTTAGCATTTGACGAAAAATGCTTTATAAGgtaattaagatatatatatatatatatatatatatatatatatatatatatatatatatatatatatattacgcgGTGTGGTTTGAAGTGCGGTTTTATGATTGGAAACCGTAAACCATATCAGATTAGTTCTAAACCGTCTTATCTGATACAGGTTGTTTATGCGGTTTTATGCACACCcctaatatatatttatatatattcaaCAAAACAGACACACTTTCAAACAATATGAATAATTTTGTGggttcaatttcttcttcttcaattgaTGATGATAAGTTGGTTTTGCACATGTTGTCCACGACATGCGACATGGTGCATCAAAGAGGCGAAAGTTCAAATGTCGAGAAGAAGCGTAGAATTTCGATCAACCGAAATTGTATCATGACACACGAAATTTTTGTATGTGATTACTTTGTCCATGATAGTTTATATGACCTATCGAAAATTGAAAATAGTTTTCGTTTTAGTAGAAATTTAATTATACGTATAGCTAGAGATTTggcaaaaaaaatatgatttttttcaaTGAAGATGGGATGCTAGAGATAAATGTGGTTTTAATACAATACAAAAATACACAACTCCTCTTAGACAATTGGCATACGGTATAGTCAAAGACGCATCAAATGAGTATTTGAAAATGTCTGAGAGGATGGGTCGAGAATGTACCTATCTTTTTTGTGAGTATCTTATAGAGTTTTATGGTGACATATGCTTGCGACATCCGACTAAGAGTGATGTCGAACAGTTGTATTTTGCACATGAAGTTAAACATGGCTTTCCAGGAATGCTTGATAGCTTTGACTGTACACATTAGGAGTGAGAAAAATTATCCTGATGCATGGCGAGCTCAATTCACGCGGGATGATCATGGCGTGCCGACTATTATACTAGAGGTAGTTGTTTTAC includes:
- the LOC111889178 gene encoding uncharacterized mitochondrial protein AtMg00810-like, which encodes MVFIRIAISLAINFNWSLFQLDINNAFLYGELDEDVYMLLPFGYSDKNSNKVCKLLKSLYGLKQAPRKWNEKLYGFLLEFGFVQSMNDFTLFVKISNGTIVILLVYVDDIILSGNSNEEVNKVKDFLKSKFLIKDLGKLKFFLGIEVIDINKGVCLCQRKYCMELLHEFGMLSCKLFKTPLDCNVVIRGEGFDSNDVLIQNVVLYQKLIGKLIYLTITRPNISYVVQVLSQFMHSLRKSHFNIAIRLLRYLKLNPGRGFAVTKGNPILKSFVDADWAKCLVSRGSITGSVVFLGDTIISWKSKKQDTLSRSSTESEYRALGVISCEIMWILKIFFDVGLKDLTHVPIFCDNESAIKLVHNPVFNEKTKHFDVDTHFIRDRVSKGVVEVHKVSSDFILTDIFTKPLGVVQHEWICKNLGLVDPFQNKC